A window of Castanea sativa cultivar Marrone di Chiusa Pesio chromosome 1, ASM4071231v1 contains these coding sequences:
- the LOC142605542 gene encoding uncharacterized protein LOC142605542 isoform X1, with protein MRTLKDELLCTVIASMLLLEICRLGRDMIHAYYLTLSRNFRVQALAKSLKSQSKFPRKYPIGQIQMANTHDSILSGGNSESRGALVVLEGLDRSGKTSQSSRLLSYLEGLGHSAELWRFPDRSTDVGQMISSYLSNKSQLDDHMIHPLFSANRWEKRSLMETKLKTGTTLIVDRYSYSGVAFSSAKGLGVEWCKAPEVGLLAPDLILYLDIQPEKATERGGYGGERYEQLEFQKKVSQCYQVLHDASWKIVDACQPIKDIEKQLQELVLDCVMTCQKGKPPANLWTGIVSQMQGDTCFTNPLQRESNPENEFMMESPNLMGQHLNPHAEVSTQESPSQVEMEPTVKKSQRGSNFTIEEDLLLVSAWLTISLDAVQGNEQKHKTYWRRIWDYFQNKKTFISERSLTSLMKRWSTIQLGTDKFCGYLDQVESMHQSGLNEHDMISKAKLMYQESHKTSFQFDHCWNMLRCQPKWLEHNERQRIKRIRNAMPSSPSTPESINIGEDDVSHDTFVDLERPLDKKVEKERVSKRKNEDNASLKLTGILNEIEEEKNINDKEIEIHEITCFKEQEQDCIKQEQEQEQKRICIEKEQVQEQERLHITQEKLRMEQLKEEERIIMMDTSSLSQIQQEYYHQRQMEILESRRSK; from the exons ATGCGGACTTTAAAGGACGAGCTTCTCTGCACTGTAATCGCTTCCATGCTATTACTTGAGA TTTGTAGGCTTGGGAGGGACATGATCCATGCCTACTATCTCACACTCTCCAG GAATTTTAGAGTGCAAGCCTTAGCAAAGTCATTGAAGTCTCAATCAAAATTTCCTCGCAAGTATCCTATTGGGCAGATTCAAATGGCAAATACCCATGATTCTATCCTTAGTGGTGGCAACAGTGAGTCAAGAGGTGCCTTGGTTGTTCTAGAAGGCCTGGATCGTAGCGGGAAGACTTCACAGTCTAGTAGATTACTCTCATACTTGGAGGGACTGGGGCATTCAGCTGAATTATGGAGGTTTCCTGACAGAAGTACAGATGTTGGGCAAATGATATCTTCTTACCTTTCCAACAAATCACAATTGGATGATCACATGATCCATCCTCTCTTTAGTGCAAATCGTTGGGAGAAGAG ATCATTGATGGAAACTAAATTGAAGACTGGAACCACCCTTATTGTCGACCGCTATTCCTATTCTGGGGTAGCTTTCTCATCTGCCAAAGGACTTGGTGTTGAATGGTGTAAG GCACCAGAGGTTGGGTTGCTGGCTCCAGATCTGATATTGTACCTTGACATACAGCCAGAG AAGGCTACAGAGAGAGGAGGATATGGAGGTGAGAGATATGAGCAGCTTGAGTTTCAGAAGAAAGTTTCCCAATGCTATCAGGTCCTCCATGATGCCTCCTGGAAG ATAGTTGATGCCTGCCAACCCATAAAAGATATTGAGAAACAGCTGCAAGAGCTTGTGTTGGACTGTGTCATGACATGCCAGAAGGGCAAACCCCCAGCCAACCTCTGGACAG GGATAGTTTCGCAAATGCAAGGAGACACGTGCTTCACCAATCCCTTACAGAGGGAGTCTAACCCTGAAAATGAATTTATGATGGAATCTCCAAATCTAATGGGTCAGCATTTGAATCCACATGCTGAAGTATCCACCCAAGAGTCTCCATCCCAAGTTGAAATGGAACCCACTGTTAAGAAATCACAACGGGGCAGTAACTTCACCATAGAAGAAGACCTTCTCCTTGTGTCTGCATGGCTAACTATTAGCTTGGATGCAGTGCAAGGGAACGAGCAAAAACACAAGACATACTGGAGGAGGATTTGGGACTACTTCCAAAACAAGAAGACCTTTATTTCTGAACGTAGTCTGACATCTCTAATGAAACGGTGGTCAACAATTCAACTTGGCACTGATAAGTTTTGTGGGTACTTGGACCAGGTTGAATCAATGCATCAAAGTGGTCTAAATGAACACGACATG ATTAGTAAGGCGAAACTTATGTATCAAGAATCACATAAAACCTCGTTCCAATTTGACCACTGTTGGAATATGTTGAGGTGTCAACCAAAATGGTTGGAGCATAATGAGAggcaaagaattaaaagaattaGAAATGCAATGCCATCTTCTCCTTCTACCCCAGAGTCGATAAATATTGGAGAAGACGATGTCTCACATGATACCTTTGTAGATTTGGAGAGACCACTAGACAAGAAGGTCGAAAAGGAACGGGTGAGTAAACGAAAGAATGAAGATAATGCAAGTTTGAAACTTACAGGGATATTGAATGAgatagaagaagagaaaaacataaatgATAAGGAAATAGAAATTCATGAGATAACATGTTTTAAAGAACAAGAGCAAGATTGCATCAagcaagaacaagaacaagaacaaaagAGAATTTGTATAGAGAAAGAGCAAGTGCAAGAACAAGAGCGACTTCATATCACGCAAGAAAAGCTTCGAATGGAACAATTGAAAGAAGAGGAAAGAATTATAATGATGGATACAAGTAGCTTGTCCCAAATACAACAAGAATATTATCATCAACGCCAAATGGAAATTCTTGAAAGTCGAAGGAGTAAATAG
- the LOC142605542 gene encoding uncharacterized protein LOC142605542 isoform X3 — MANTHDSILSGGNSESRGALVVLEGLDRSGKTSQSSRLLSYLEGLGHSAELWRFPDRSTDVGQMISSYLSNKSQLDDHMIHPLFSANRWEKRSLMETKLKTGTTLIVDRYSYSGVAFSSAKGLGVEWCKAPEVGLLAPDLILYLDIQPEKATERGGYGGERYEQLEFQKKVSQCYQVLHDASWKIVDACQPIKDIEKQLQELVLDCVMTCQKGKPPANLWTGIVSQMQGDTCFTNPLQRESNPENEFMMESPNLMGQHLNPHAEVSTQESPSQVEMEPTVKKSQRGSNFTIEEDLLLVSAWLTISLDAVQGNEQKHKTYWRRIWDYFQNKKTFISERSLTSLMKRWSTIQLGTDKFCGYLDQVESMHQSGLNEHDMISKAKLMYQESHKTSFQFDHCWNMLRCQPKWLEHNERQRIKRIRNAMPSSPSTPESINIGEDDVSHDTFVDLERPLDKKVEKERVSKRKNEDNASLKLTGILNEIEEEKNINDKEIEIHEITCFKEQEQDCIKQEQEQEQKRICIEKEQVQEQERLHITQEKLRMEQLKEEERIIMMDTSSLSQIQQEYYHQRQMEILESRRSK, encoded by the exons ATGGCAAATACCCATGATTCTATCCTTAGTGGTGGCAACAGTGAGTCAAGAGGTGCCTTGGTTGTTCTAGAAGGCCTGGATCGTAGCGGGAAGACTTCACAGTCTAGTAGATTACTCTCATACTTGGAGGGACTGGGGCATTCAGCTGAATTATGGAGGTTTCCTGACAGAAGTACAGATGTTGGGCAAATGATATCTTCTTACCTTTCCAACAAATCACAATTGGATGATCACATGATCCATCCTCTCTTTAGTGCAAATCGTTGGGAGAAGAG ATCATTGATGGAAACTAAATTGAAGACTGGAACCACCCTTATTGTCGACCGCTATTCCTATTCTGGGGTAGCTTTCTCATCTGCCAAAGGACTTGGTGTTGAATGGTGTAAG GCACCAGAGGTTGGGTTGCTGGCTCCAGATCTGATATTGTACCTTGACATACAGCCAGAG AAGGCTACAGAGAGAGGAGGATATGGAGGTGAGAGATATGAGCAGCTTGAGTTTCAGAAGAAAGTTTCCCAATGCTATCAGGTCCTCCATGATGCCTCCTGGAAG ATAGTTGATGCCTGCCAACCCATAAAAGATATTGAGAAACAGCTGCAAGAGCTTGTGTTGGACTGTGTCATGACATGCCAGAAGGGCAAACCCCCAGCCAACCTCTGGACAG GGATAGTTTCGCAAATGCAAGGAGACACGTGCTTCACCAATCCCTTACAGAGGGAGTCTAACCCTGAAAATGAATTTATGATGGAATCTCCAAATCTAATGGGTCAGCATTTGAATCCACATGCTGAAGTATCCACCCAAGAGTCTCCATCCCAAGTTGAAATGGAACCCACTGTTAAGAAATCACAACGGGGCAGTAACTTCACCATAGAAGAAGACCTTCTCCTTGTGTCTGCATGGCTAACTATTAGCTTGGATGCAGTGCAAGGGAACGAGCAAAAACACAAGACATACTGGAGGAGGATTTGGGACTACTTCCAAAACAAGAAGACCTTTATTTCTGAACGTAGTCTGACATCTCTAATGAAACGGTGGTCAACAATTCAACTTGGCACTGATAAGTTTTGTGGGTACTTGGACCAGGTTGAATCAATGCATCAAAGTGGTCTAAATGAACACGACATG ATTAGTAAGGCGAAACTTATGTATCAAGAATCACATAAAACCTCGTTCCAATTTGACCACTGTTGGAATATGTTGAGGTGTCAACCAAAATGGTTGGAGCATAATGAGAggcaaagaattaaaagaattaGAAATGCAATGCCATCTTCTCCTTCTACCCCAGAGTCGATAAATATTGGAGAAGACGATGTCTCACATGATACCTTTGTAGATTTGGAGAGACCACTAGACAAGAAGGTCGAAAAGGAACGGGTGAGTAAACGAAAGAATGAAGATAATGCAAGTTTGAAACTTACAGGGATATTGAATGAgatagaagaagagaaaaacataaatgATAAGGAAATAGAAATTCATGAGATAACATGTTTTAAAGAACAAGAGCAAGATTGCATCAagcaagaacaagaacaagaacaaaagAGAATTTGTATAGAGAAAGAGCAAGTGCAAGAACAAGAGCGACTTCATATCACGCAAGAAAAGCTTCGAATGGAACAATTGAAAGAAGAGGAAAGAATTATAATGATGGATACAAGTAGCTTGTCCCAAATACAACAAGAATATTATCATCAACGCCAAATGGAAATTCTTGAAAGTCGAAGGAGTAAATAG
- the LOC142605542 gene encoding uncharacterized protein LOC142605542 isoform X2, giving the protein MANTHDSILSGGNSESRGALVVLEGLDRSGKTSQSSRLLSYLEGLGHSAELWRFPDRSTDVGQMISSYLSNKSQLDDHMIHPLFSANRWEKRSLMETKLKTGTTLIVDRYSYSGVAFSSAKGLGVEWCKAPEVGLLAPDLILYLDIQPEKATERGGYGGERYEQLEFQKKVSQCYQVLHDASWKIVDACQPIKDIEKQLQELVLDCVMTCQKGKPPANLWTDEYFFVGIVSQMQGDTCFTNPLQRESNPENEFMMESPNLMGQHLNPHAEVSTQESPSQVEMEPTVKKSQRGSNFTIEEDLLLVSAWLTISLDAVQGNEQKHKTYWRRIWDYFQNKKTFISERSLTSLMKRWSTIQLGTDKFCGYLDQVESMHQSGLNEHDMISKAKLMYQESHKTSFQFDHCWNMLRCQPKWLEHNERQRIKRIRNAMPSSPSTPESINIGEDDVSHDTFVDLERPLDKKVEKERVSKRKNEDNASLKLTGILNEIEEEKNINDKEIEIHEITCFKEQEQDCIKQEQEQEQKRICIEKEQVQEQERLHITQEKLRMEQLKEEERIIMMDTSSLSQIQQEYYHQRQMEILESRRSK; this is encoded by the exons ATGGCAAATACCCATGATTCTATCCTTAGTGGTGGCAACAGTGAGTCAAGAGGTGCCTTGGTTGTTCTAGAAGGCCTGGATCGTAGCGGGAAGACTTCACAGTCTAGTAGATTACTCTCATACTTGGAGGGACTGGGGCATTCAGCTGAATTATGGAGGTTTCCTGACAGAAGTACAGATGTTGGGCAAATGATATCTTCTTACCTTTCCAACAAATCACAATTGGATGATCACATGATCCATCCTCTCTTTAGTGCAAATCGTTGGGAGAAGAG ATCATTGATGGAAACTAAATTGAAGACTGGAACCACCCTTATTGTCGACCGCTATTCCTATTCTGGGGTAGCTTTCTCATCTGCCAAAGGACTTGGTGTTGAATGGTGTAAG GCACCAGAGGTTGGGTTGCTGGCTCCAGATCTGATATTGTACCTTGACATACAGCCAGAG AAGGCTACAGAGAGAGGAGGATATGGAGGTGAGAGATATGAGCAGCTTGAGTTTCAGAAGAAAGTTTCCCAATGCTATCAGGTCCTCCATGATGCCTCCTGGAAG ATAGTTGATGCCTGCCAACCCATAAAAGATATTGAGAAACAGCTGCAAGAGCTTGTGTTGGACTGTGTCATGACATGCCAGAAGGGCAAACCCCCAGCCAACCTCTGGACAG atgaatatttttttgtagGGATAGTTTCGCAAATGCAAGGAGACACGTGCTTCACCAATCCCTTACAGAGGGAGTCTAACCCTGAAAATGAATTTATGATGGAATCTCCAAATCTAATGGGTCAGCATTTGAATCCACATGCTGAAGTATCCACCCAAGAGTCTCCATCCCAAGTTGAAATGGAACCCACTGTTAAGAAATCACAACGGGGCAGTAACTTCACCATAGAAGAAGACCTTCTCCTTGTGTCTGCATGGCTAACTATTAGCTTGGATGCAGTGCAAGGGAACGAGCAAAAACACAAGACATACTGGAGGAGGATTTGGGACTACTTCCAAAACAAGAAGACCTTTATTTCTGAACGTAGTCTGACATCTCTAATGAAACGGTGGTCAACAATTCAACTTGGCACTGATAAGTTTTGTGGGTACTTGGACCAGGTTGAATCAATGCATCAAAGTGGTCTAAATGAACACGACATG ATTAGTAAGGCGAAACTTATGTATCAAGAATCACATAAAACCTCGTTCCAATTTGACCACTGTTGGAATATGTTGAGGTGTCAACCAAAATGGTTGGAGCATAATGAGAggcaaagaattaaaagaattaGAAATGCAATGCCATCTTCTCCTTCTACCCCAGAGTCGATAAATATTGGAGAAGACGATGTCTCACATGATACCTTTGTAGATTTGGAGAGACCACTAGACAAGAAGGTCGAAAAGGAACGGGTGAGTAAACGAAAGAATGAAGATAATGCAAGTTTGAAACTTACAGGGATATTGAATGAgatagaagaagagaaaaacataaatgATAAGGAAATAGAAATTCATGAGATAACATGTTTTAAAGAACAAGAGCAAGATTGCATCAagcaagaacaagaacaagaacaaaagAGAATTTGTATAGAGAAAGAGCAAGTGCAAGAACAAGAGCGACTTCATATCACGCAAGAAAAGCTTCGAATGGAACAATTGAAAGAAGAGGAAAGAATTATAATGATGGATACAAGTAGCTTGTCCCAAATACAACAAGAATATTATCATCAACGCCAAATGGAAATTCTTGAAAGTCGAAGGAGTAAATAG